The genomic region TGGACGACTGGACGGCCCGGGGCACGGTGCGGCTGTGGACCCGGCGGATGTCGGTGATCAGCGGGCCGGACGCGACGCTGACCGCGGCCGAACCGGGGCCGCTGCGCTACGCCGCGCCCCGCGGGCTGCGGTCCCTGGTCGCGGACCTCGCGTCCCGCGCCGGGGTCAGCGTGACGCAGTCCGCCCCGATCGTCCGGGTCACCCCGGGCCCGCTCGTCGACGGCGAGCCGGTGGACGCGGTGGTGCTGGCCATGCCCGATCCGCAGGCGGTGCGCCACCTCGACGAGGCCTTCACCGAGGAACGCGCCCTGGTCGCCGACCGGCCCTGGTCGCCCGCGCTGGCGCTGCTCGCGGGCTGGTCGCACCGCTGCTGGGCGCCCATGGACGGCGCCTTCGTGCACGACGACGACACGATCGAGTGGATCGCCGACGACGGGCGCCGCCGCGGGGACAACGCGCCCGTCCTGGTGGCGCACTCGACGGCCGGGTTCGCCCGGCCGCGGCTGACCGAGCCGGCCACGGCCGGCCCCGCGCTCATCGAGTCGCTGCGGCGGCTGCTCGCCATCCCGGAGCAGCCCCGGTGGATGTACGTGCAGCGGTGGACGTTCGCCCGGCCGCAGCGCCCGCACGAGCAACCGTTCCACCTGTCCGACAATGGAATCGGCCTCGCGGGCGACGGATGGGGCCGCCCGAAGATCGAGAATGCCTGGCTCTCGGGCACCGGGTTGGGCCGGGCGATCGCCGAGCGACTCCGATGATCCGCAACGGTGTGACGCACTTCCGAGAATGTTCGTCTACCAGGGTCGATTGACGTTGCTCGCGGGGGGTACACCAGCCGACATGGAGATCAAACTAAGCCTGTCGTTGCCTCGCGATGAGATCTCCATACCGGTGGTTAGACGAATCTGTACGCAGTCGCTAAAGGTTCTCGGGGTATCCCAGGAATGCATCGATGATGTTGAGCTTGCGTTGACGGAGGCATGTGCGAATGTTCTTCTCCATGCCCAGATCGAGGACGAGTACGAGGTGTCGGTCGGCGTCGACAACGAGGTGGCCGTCATCGAGGTGAGCGACCGCGGCGGCGGCCTGGACAGCACCTTCGAGAGCGTGTTCGATCCGGACCGGGCGACCCGCCCGACCCCGGACGGCACGGCGCCGGAGAACGTCCCGGAGCAGGGGCGGGGAATCTTCCTGATGCGGGCGCTCATGGACCGCGTCCAGTTCCACCGCGTCGAGGGCCCACATCGGGGTACCCGCGTCCACCTGGAGAAGGTACTGGCCTGGGAGGAGAGCGCCCCGGGTGCGCAGCTGGCCCGGGCACGCAGGGCGACCGGCCCGTGGGGCACCCCCCACCCGCCGAAGGCCGCCGACGAACCCGTCTGACCCCACCCCAACCCACCCACGGTCACCGCGTGGGCGTTCGACCGGCCTTCCCGCGCGGGGGAAGCGGCTACCCTGACGCTAGTTGACGGAAGCTGGCGGAAGTTGACGGCGAGCGGGGGCTGGGTGGGTGCCGGGATGGATGCGGTGAGGACCGACGCGACCAGGACGACGGCCAGGATCGGGGTCGTCACCTTCCCGGGTTCGCTCGACGACCGGGACGCGGCGCTCGCCGTGCGGGCCGCCGGCGCCGAGCCGGTCGCCCTCTGGCACGGCGACGACGACCTCGCCGGGGTCGACGCCGTCATCCTGCCCGGCGGCTTCTCCTACGGGGACTACCTGCGCGCCGGCGCGATCGCCCGGTTCTCCCCGATGGTCGCGGCCCTCGTCGCCGCGGCCGCCGACGGCCTGCCCACGCTGGGCATCTGCAACGGCTTCCAGGTGCTGTGCGAGGCCGGCCTGCTGCCGGGCGCGCTGACCCGCAACGCCGGGCTGCACTTCGTCTGCCGCGACCAGCGGCTGCGGGTCGAGACCACGGCGACGGCGTGGACGCGCGACTACCAGGCCGGCGAGGAGATCGTCATCCCCGTCAAGCACGGTGACGGCCGCTTCGTGGCGAGCCCCGAGGTGCTCGCCGAGCTGGCTGCGCAGGACCGGATCGTCCTGCGTTACCTCGGCGGCAACCCCAACGGCTCGGCCGACGACATCGCCGGGGTCTGCAACGCCGAGCGCACGATCATGGGCCTCATGCCTCACCCGGAACACGCCGTCGACGAGCTGACCGGCTCGGGCCTGGACGGGCTGCGCATGTTCACCTCGGTGCTGACCGGCCTGCTCGCCCGCGCCTGAGGCGGCCCGCCGGTCACACCGGCCCGAGACCGGGCGCGGCGGGCGCGGCCGGCTGCACCCGACCCGGCGGGCTACTAGAGCTCGGATGCGAGCTCGTCGGCGGGCTCGTCGTCCCGCGCCACCGACCGGCGCAGCGCCGTATGCAAGGCCGCCGGCGTGAGCACGCCGACCAGCTCGCCGTCGGCGTGGACGTCGAGCGCGCCGCTGTCCTGCGCCAGCAGCGCGGACAGCGCCTCCCGCAGGGACGCCCCCACCTCGATCCCGCCCGGCCGGTGCCCGCCGGGTCGGGGCGGTTCGAGATCCTCCCGGCGCAGCGTGGTCACCGACAGCCG from Frankia alni ACN14a harbors:
- the purQ gene encoding phosphoribosylformylglycinamidine synthase subunit PurQ; amino-acid sequence: MDAVRTDATRTTARIGVVTFPGSLDDRDAALAVRAAGAEPVALWHGDDDLAGVDAVILPGGFSYGDYLRAGAIARFSPMVAALVAAAADGLPTLGICNGFQVLCEAGLLPGALTRNAGLHFVCRDQRLRVETTATAWTRDYQAGEEIVIPVKHGDGRFVASPEVLAELAAQDRIVLRYLGGNPNGSADDIAGVCNAERTIMGLMPHPEHAVDELTGSGLDGLRMFTSVLTGLLARA
- a CDS encoding ATP-binding protein, which translates into the protein MEIKLSLSLPRDEISIPVVRRICTQSLKVLGVSQECIDDVELALTEACANVLLHAQIEDEYEVSVGVDNEVAVIEVSDRGGGLDSTFESVFDPDRATRPTPDGTAPENVPEQGRGIFLMRALMDRVQFHRVEGPHRGTRVHLEKVLAWEESAPGAQLARARRATGPWGTPHPPKAADEPV
- a CDS encoding NAD(P)/FAD-dependent oxidoreductase, with the translated sequence MAKVVVAGGGIAGIACASVLQARGITVEVRDRGRVIGGRMASRWIDGRIVDSGASYFTVTAPEFAEVVDDWTARGTVRLWTRRMSVISGPDATLTAAEPGPLRYAAPRGLRSLVADLASRAGVSVTQSAPIVRVTPGPLVDGEPVDAVVLAMPDPQAVRHLDEAFTEERALVADRPWSPALALLAGWSHRCWAPMDGAFVHDDDTIEWIADDGRRRGDNAPVLVAHSTAGFARPRLTEPATAGPALIESLRRLLAIPEQPRWMYVQRWTFARPQRPHEQPFHLSDNGIGLAGDGWGRPKIENAWLSGTGLGRAIAERLR